In Cloacibacterium caeni, a single window of DNA contains:
- a CDS encoding PSP1 domain-containing protein gives MSCGCNSSGDSKHSCATKSATGCENVNTCGNSYKLSVFDWLSTIQAPKQNKCNFVEVRFKNDRKCYFNNVNQLPLHIGSVVTVESNPGHDIGVVSLTGELVKIQMKKKHFSEDAALKIYRVATQKDVEIWQDARKKEDQTKIQARKIAKNLGLEMKITDVEYQGDGSKATFYYTAEGRVDFRQLIKEYASSFKTKIDMKQIGYRQESAKVGGIGSCGRELCCSTWLTDFRSVNTNAARYQQLSINPLKLAGQCGKLKCCLNFELDSYVDALSDFPSSNTILETEKGRAFCIKIDVFKKKMWFAYVDNSMAWYDLDVAEVKKLMKINSKGQKSIPLEELKTFTGADKVETVDLIQENNLDRFEKKKPNKHRNKNTGNNNRAEQVIKEPEAQKDNNRPEKTNAPKKFNKNKKRFPPKRNNND, from the coding sequence ATGAGTTGTGGATGTAATTCATCCGGAGATTCTAAACATTCTTGTGCTACTAAGAGCGCTACAGGTTGCGAAAATGTCAATACCTGTGGGAATAGTTATAAATTGAGCGTCTTTGATTGGCTATCTACAATACAAGCACCTAAACAGAATAAGTGTAATTTTGTAGAAGTTAGATTTAAGAACGACAGAAAATGCTATTTCAATAATGTAAACCAGTTGCCACTTCATATTGGGAGCGTAGTTACAGTAGAATCTAATCCGGGTCACGATATAGGTGTAGTAAGTTTAACAGGAGAACTTGTTAAAATTCAGATGAAAAAGAAACATTTTTCTGAAGATGCTGCCCTAAAAATTTATAGAGTCGCTACACAAAAAGATGTAGAGATTTGGCAAGATGCCAGAAAAAAAGAAGACCAAACAAAGATTCAGGCAAGAAAAATTGCTAAAAATCTAGGTTTGGAAATGAAAATCACCGATGTAGAATATCAAGGTGATGGTTCGAAAGCTACTTTTTATTATACCGCAGAAGGTAGAGTAGATTTCCGTCAATTGATTAAAGAATACGCTTCATCTTTCAAAACAAAGATTGATATGAAGCAAATAGGCTATAGACAAGAATCTGCCAAAGTAGGCGGAATAGGTTCTTGTGGTAGAGAATTATGCTGTTCTACTTGGCTTACAGACTTTCGTTCAGTAAATACCAATGCGGCAAGATATCAGCAGTTAAGTATCAATCCGCTAAAATTAGCAGGACAATGTGGTAAATTAAAATGCTGTCTTAACTTTGAATTAGACAGTTATGTAGATGCATTATCAGATTTTCCTTCTTCTAATACTATTCTAGAAACCGAAAAAGGAAGAGCATTTTGCATTAAAATAGACGTTTTCAAAAAGAAAATGTGGTTTGCTTATGTAGATAATTCTATGGCTTGGTATGATTTAGACGTGGCTGAGGTTAAAAAATTGATGAAAATCAATAGCAAAGGTCAAAAATCTATCCCATTAGAAGAATTGAAAACCTTCACAGGAGCAGATAAAGTGGAAACGGTAGATTTAATTCAGGAGAATAATCTGGATAGGTTTGAGAAAAAGAAACCGAACAAGCATAGAAATAAAAATACAGGAAATAATAATAGAGCAGAGCAGGTAATCAAAGAGCCAGAAGCTCAAAAGGATAATAATAGACCTGAAAAAACCAACGCTCCTAAAAAGTTTAATAAAAACAAAAAAAGATTTCCTCCAAAAAGAAATAATAATGATTAA
- a CDS encoding gliding motility lipoprotein GldH: protein MIKYFQIFFVSIMLISCSYNNEVVSMNEVNGTWDKKKELLFTMNIEDTSTPKNIIFVVRNNNDYPYSNLFLITYLKAENEKNFKIDTLNYVMAKPNGEWLGKGFGETKEILFQYKNQYKFPKKGKYIIGVKQGMRTNSLVGIEDLGVKLENSTQP from the coding sequence ATGATTAAATATTTTCAGATATTTTTCGTTTCTATAATGCTTATTTCATGTTCCTATAATAATGAAGTGGTTTCTATGAATGAAGTAAACGGAACTTGGGATAAGAAAAAGGAACTGCTGTTTACTATGAATATAGAAGACACCAGCACTCCTAAAAACATTATATTTGTTGTAAGAAATAATAACGATTATCCTTATAGTAACCTGTTTTTAATTACTTACCTCAAAGCTGAAAATGAGAAAAATTTTAAAATAGATACGCTTAACTACGTCATGGCAAAACCTAATGGAGAATGGTTAGGAAAAGGTTTTGGAGAGACTAAAGAAATATTATTTCAATATAAAAACCAATATAAATTTCCAAAAAAAGGGAAATACATTATTGGTGTAAAACAAGGAATGAGAACCAATAGTCTAGTAGGAATTGAAGATTTGGGCGTAAAATTAGAAAATTCAACACAACCATAA
- a CDS encoding penicillin-binding protein 1A → MENTVKQGSTLNFPLPPKKQKNFGYKKWVKFIWLGLGGIILGTAFLFFAVSQGFLGDMPDVNELENPDIYVASEIISSDGVTLGKFEKEKTIPVTYKDLPPHLVYALMAKEDERFREHSGIDLQAFARAVAYGGKRGGGSTISQQLAKLLFTKGASQNKFQRAFQKLKEWSVAVSLEKRYTKEEIITLYFNKFDFLHNANGIELASRIYFNKPTKDLTLSEAATFVAMLENPVRNNPIKYPEKAKARRNVVLEQMLKTNYIDQATYDKVVAEPIVVDFHPVESVDDGYSAYYKHYLRKEINNYLKEYEKETGKDVNIYRDGLKIFVTLDSKMQKYAEEAIKEHMTNLQKSFDSEQRRNPNRPFYFLKKKQIDDIMLAAMKRTGRYKQLAAEGVSEDSIMMDFKTPTKTTIFTWEGEKETEMSPYDSIRYHKQIAQAGLMSMEPATGDIKAWVGGIDWKHFQYDHVKQGKRQVGSTFKPFVYATAIMNLGMTPCSTVSNATYTKGDWEVKGNGGNLTLRDALAHSKNPVAVRLIESVSPKKVIQLARDLGVTEEMPNEYAIALGSTDITIYEMLGAYSSFANFGNYIKPEMVWRIEDANGRVIKEVKNETKEVMNEMYAYTMIDLMKGVTRFGTASGELRRMGIPETVEIAGKTGTTQNNSDGWFMGITPNLATGVWVGWEDRATHFFSTGEGQGAKMALPIWGIFMKKVWADKELGITPDDKFAKPSNWTGDCADLQGLGGYGDDGGLQTIDQIKNPKPKDNQPKNNKPKEENLNENLNKDEVDFNQ, encoded by the coding sequence ATGGAAAACACTGTAAAACAAGGCAGCACACTTAATTTTCCGTTGCCACCTAAAAAGCAAAAAAACTTCGGTTATAAAAAATGGGTCAAATTCATTTGGCTTGGCTTAGGAGGAATAATTCTAGGAACAGCATTTTTGTTTTTTGCTGTATCTCAAGGATTTTTGGGAGATATGCCAGATGTAAATGAATTAGAAAATCCAGATATTTACGTAGCTTCAGAAATTATTTCTTCTGATGGCGTTACCTTAGGAAAATTCGAGAAAGAAAAAACCATTCCGGTTACCTATAAAGATTTGCCACCACATTTGGTGTATGCATTGATGGCAAAAGAAGATGAACGTTTCCGTGAGCATTCAGGAATTGATTTACAGGCTTTTGCAAGAGCGGTAGCTTATGGTGGGAAAAGAGGTGGTGGTTCTACTATTTCTCAGCAGTTGGCAAAATTGTTGTTTACTAAAGGTGCTTCTCAAAATAAATTTCAAAGAGCTTTCCAAAAACTAAAAGAATGGTCTGTTGCAGTAAGTTTGGAGAAAAGATATACCAAAGAAGAAATCATCACGCTTTATTTTAATAAGTTTGATTTCTTGCACAATGCAAATGGAATAGAACTCGCTTCTAGAATATATTTCAATAAACCTACTAAAGATCTTACGCTTTCAGAAGCAGCCACTTTTGTAGCAATGCTCGAAAATCCAGTAAGAAATAACCCGATAAAATATCCTGAAAAGGCAAAAGCAAGAAGAAATGTGGTTCTGGAGCAAATGCTTAAAACCAACTATATAGACCAAGCTACTTATGATAAAGTAGTAGCGGAACCCATCGTAGTAGATTTCCATCCTGTAGAATCTGTAGACGATGGATATTCTGCTTATTACAAGCATTATTTGAGAAAAGAAATCAATAATTACCTAAAAGAATACGAAAAAGAAACCGGTAAAGATGTAAATATTTACAGAGATGGTCTTAAAATCTTTGTAACCTTAGATTCTAAAATGCAGAAATATGCAGAAGAAGCCATTAAGGAACACATGACGAATCTTCAGAAAAGTTTTGATTCAGAACAACGCAGAAATCCTAATAGACCTTTCTATTTCTTGAAGAAAAAGCAAATAGATGATATTATGCTAGCTGCAATGAAAAGAACTGGCAGATATAAACAATTGGCTGCAGAAGGTGTTTCAGAAGATTCTATTATGATGGATTTCAAAACGCCTACCAAAACCACCATCTTTACTTGGGAAGGAGAAAAAGAAACCGAAATGTCTCCGTATGATTCTATCAGATACCATAAGCAAATTGCACAAGCCGGCTTAATGTCTATGGAACCTGCAACTGGCGATATAAAAGCTTGGGTGGGAGGAATCGACTGGAAACATTTTCAATATGACCACGTAAAACAAGGAAAAAGACAAGTAGGTTCTACGTTTAAACCTTTTGTTTATGCTACTGCCATTATGAATTTAGGAATGACTCCTTGTTCTACTGTTTCTAATGCTACTTATACTAAAGGAGATTGGGAAGTAAAAGGTAATGGTGGTAATCTTACTTTGAGAGACGCTTTAGCACATTCTAAAAACCCTGTTGCGGTAAGATTAATAGAATCTGTAAGTCCTAAAAAAGTAATCCAATTGGCTAGAGATTTAGGAGTAACAGAAGAAATGCCAAATGAATATGCAATCGCTCTAGGTTCTACAGATATTACCATTTACGAAATGTTGGGAGCTTACAGTTCTTTTGCAAATTTTGGAAATTACATAAAACCAGAAATGGTTTGGCGTATAGAAGATGCTAATGGTAGAGTAATTAAAGAAGTGAAAAACGAAACCAAAGAAGTCATGAACGAAATGTACGCTTATACCATGATAGATTTAATGAAAGGCGTTACAAGATTCGGTACAGCTTCTGGTGAACTAAGAAGAATGGGGATCCCAGAAACTGTAGAAATTGCTGGTAAAACAGGTACTACTCAGAATAACTCAGATGGTTGGTTCATGGGAATTACACCTAATCTAGCAACTGGAGTTTGGGTAGGTTGGGAAGATAGAGCAACACACTTCTTTAGTACAGGTGAAGGTCAAGGTGCAAAAATGGCATTGCCAATTTGGGGAATTTTCATGAAGAAAGTTTGGGCAGATAAAGAACTCGGAATTACACCAGATGATAAATTTGCCAAACCTTCTAATTGGACAGGAGATTGTGCAGATTTACAAGGACTTGGAGGTTATGGAGACGATGGAGGATTACAAACCATAGACCAAATCAAAAATCCTAAACCGAAAGACAATCAGCCAAAAAATAATAAACCTAAAGAAGAAAATCTCAACGAAAATCTTAATAAAGACGAAGTAGATTTCAATCAATAA
- a CDS encoding protein adenylyltransferase SelO: MNLDKITQRYFDLFPGDFSGNPVQRQTPNFFFALTDIYGFKKAQLLHFNENLAEEIGLGKIEKQEDTDFLNATKLPENVKTFSTAYAGHQFGQWAGQLGDGRAIYAGEIQNSEGKFTEIQWKGAGATPYSRHADGRAVLRSSIREYLMSEAMFHLGIPTTRALSLSLSGEKVARDIMYNGNVDFEQGAVVIRTSETFLRFGHFELLAARNELDTLQKLADFTIENYFTEIDKNSPEKYLEFFKIVGEKTADMIVEWIRVGFTHGVMNTDNMSIIGNTIDYGPFSFLDEYNLNFTSNTTDLPGRRYAFGKQAHIAHWNLIQLANALFPLIKDEAALEKILIDYSEMFWKKHDEMMAKKFGFEKLERYDSDFFTSWQKLMEEISIDYTLFFSQLETLRGDTNIIENFKKSFYQNLNKEQETLVIEFVENYRQRLSNNQISKEESRKIMQKVNPKFVLRNYLLYDCIAEMEEGKTELFDKLWNALQNPYEEIYPEFSVKRPEKYEGVVGCSSLSCSS, encoded by the coding sequence ATGAATTTAGATAAAATTACACAGAGATATTTTGACCTTTTTCCAGGAGATTTTTCAGGAAATCCTGTACAAAGACAAACGCCCAATTTCTTTTTTGCACTTACCGACATTTATGGATTCAAAAAAGCGCAGTTATTGCACTTTAACGAAAATCTAGCCGAAGAAATTGGCTTGGGAAAAATTGAAAAACAAGAGGACACAGATTTTTTAAACGCTACCAAACTTCCAGAAAATGTGAAAACTTTTTCTACCGCTTATGCAGGTCATCAGTTCGGACAATGGGCTGGTCAATTAGGTGACGGAAGAGCCATTTATGCAGGAGAAATTCAAAATTCTGAAGGAAAATTTACAGAAATTCAGTGGAAAGGAGCAGGAGCAACTCCCTATTCTCGTCATGCAGATGGAAGAGCTGTTTTGCGTTCATCTATTAGAGAATATCTCATGAGTGAAGCCATGTTTCATTTAGGCATTCCTACTACAAGAGCGCTTTCTCTTTCGCTTTCTGGGGAAAAAGTAGCAAGAGATATCATGTACAACGGAAATGTAGATTTCGAGCAAGGAGCAGTTGTCATCAGAACTTCGGAAACGTTTCTTCGTTTTGGACATTTTGAGCTGTTAGCAGCAAGAAATGAACTCGATACTTTACAAAAATTAGCAGATTTTACCATCGAAAATTACTTTACTGAAATTGATAAAAATTCACCCGAAAAATATCTGGAATTTTTCAAAATAGTGGGCGAAAAAACCGCCGATATGATTGTAGAATGGATTAGAGTAGGATTTACACATGGCGTAATGAATACAGATAATATGAGCATTATTGGCAATACGATAGATTACGGTCCATTCTCATTTTTAGATGAATATAATTTGAATTTCACTTCCAATACAACTGATTTACCAGGAAGAAGATACGCTTTCGGTAAACAAGCACACATAGCCCATTGGAATTTAATTCAATTGGCGAATGCACTTTTCCCATTAATTAAAGATGAAGCTGCGCTGGAAAAAATCTTAATTGATTATAGCGAAATGTTTTGGAAAAAGCATGATGAAATGATGGCGAAGAAATTCGGGTTTGAAAAATTAGAAAGATACGATTCAGATTTCTTTACTTCTTGGCAAAAATTGATGGAAGAAATTTCTATAGATTATACGTTGTTTTTCAGTCAGTTAGAAACGCTTCGGGGTGATACAAATATTATAGAAAACTTCAAAAAATCTTTCTATCAAAACTTGAATAAAGAGCAAGAAACTTTGGTGATAGAATTTGTTGAAAATTACAGACAAAGACTTTCTAACAATCAAATTTCGAAAGAAGAAAGCCGAAAAATCATGCAAAAAGTCAATCCGAAATTTGTCTTGAGAAACTATTTGCTGTACGATTGCATTGCAGAAATGGAAGAAGGCAAAACAGAACTTTTTGACAAACTTTGGAACGCTCTTCAAAATCCTTACGAAGAAATCTACCCAGAATTTTCCGTAAAAAGACCAGAAAAATATGAAGGAGTAGTAGGTTGCAGTTCCCTTTCTTGTTCTTCATAA
- a CDS encoding DUF6080 domain-containing protein produces the protein MKKFKDTLKLIFPSNGIEWVLFIIFLTSYGILGSYIALNYRIIFDDRIPWDAYFSFDNRSIVMTGGGFERHPLSNYFFDFIREFALWISEGKKNEIFRLVLAWCSNFAVSLALVQLFKYLRNIVRIPLKINFLITFFFAFFTTPILLSFTPETYTYTLLFLVAFNYYAAAKLKKEKKISLFPLTFASVLVGGLTITNIVKVYIPILFEKGLFKNFRNFFNAASRVVISAAVFVLLFLYRLDWDYMRIFTKTGEQYEKFSKPKVTPLWDMISSWFFGGNMIFSNFVVRDYHNKKGFHYNALFMDVFTSVAPYIFVGAVLILVFWSYFKNFKNKFVQILMLSFFVDIIIHCVLKFGLHTSYIYGGHFIFVVPMMLGWLFFGYKNSPKMLSFLTVFVGILFVFLVANNIYRMEEFCVFLEENYR, from the coding sequence TTGAAAAAATTCAAAGACACTTTAAAACTCATTTTTCCAAGCAATGGGATTGAATGGGTTTTGTTCATCATTTTTCTTACTTCTTACGGAATTTTAGGAAGCTATATCGCCCTGAATTACAGAATCATATTTGATGATAGAATTCCTTGGGACGCGTATTTCAGTTTTGATAATCGTTCGATTGTGATGACGGGTGGTGGTTTCGAGAGACATCCACTTTCTAATTATTTCTTCGATTTTATCAGAGAATTTGCGCTTTGGATTTCAGAGGGTAAAAAGAATGAAATTTTCCGTTTGGTTTTGGCTTGGTGCAGTAATTTTGCAGTGAGTTTGGCTTTGGTGCAGTTGTTTAAATATTTGAGAAATATTGTAAGAATCCCATTGAAAATCAATTTTTTAATTACCTTTTTCTTTGCTTTTTTTACAACTCCAATTCTGCTTTCGTTTACGCCAGAAACTTATACTTATACTTTGTTGTTTTTGGTAGCTTTTAACTATTACGCAGCTGCAAAACTCAAAAAAGAAAAGAAAATTTCTCTATTTCCGCTCACTTTTGCTTCGGTTTTAGTAGGCGGTTTAACGATTACGAATATTGTAAAAGTCTACATTCCTATCCTTTTTGAGAAAGGTTTATTCAAGAATTTTAGAAACTTTTTCAATGCTGCGAGTAGAGTTGTGATTTCAGCAGCGGTTTTCGTGTTGTTATTTTTATACCGATTAGATTGGGATTACATGAGGATTTTCACCAAAACGGGCGAACAATACGAGAAATTCTCAAAACCGAAAGTTACGCCACTTTGGGATATGATTTCGTCTTGGTTTTTCGGGGGAAATATGATTTTTTCAAATTTCGTGGTGAGAGATTATCATAATAAAAAAGGATTTCACTACAACGCGTTGTTTATGGATGTTTTCACATCTGTAGCTCCGTATATTTTCGTTGGCGCAGTTCTGATTCTTGTTTTTTGGAGTTATTTTAAAAATTTCAAAAACAAATTCGTACAGATTTTAATGCTTTCATTTTTCGTAGATATCATTATTCATTGCGTTTTGAAGTTTGGGTTACACACTTCTTACATTTACGGAGGGCATTTTATTTTTGTAGTTCCGATGATGTTGGGTTGGTTGTTTTTCGGGTATAAAAATTCTCCAAAAATGCTTTCTTTTCTGACGGTTTTTGTAGGAATTTTATTCGTTTTCTTAGTCGCGAATAATATTTACAGAATGGAGGAATTTTGTGTATTTTTAGAAGAAAATTATCGATAA
- a CDS encoding DUF2971 domain-containing protein yields the protein MNDPKEIEYSFKLFIDSLEFFEEETNIKENKLSFFFLETNFHNGLFEMTGFPFLISFSESFDDLSMWRFYGKNGDGVSIGIDREYLIEFSKGKESQNTNLIKCIYNEKELLNELKIFWHKNYSSFKTNKKSLEMDDFSLIFLIQKIAFIAKQNSYLPEKEWRLCKSEVNKKNMNFTFKNNVFLPYIKLEFDREAVKEIVLGPCLNNELTKKSMDIFLENNNFNNLKNNIIKSKISYRQI from the coding sequence ATGAATGATCCAAAAGAAATTGAGTATTCTTTCAAATTGTTTATTGATTCTTTAGAATTTTTTGAAGAAGAAACTAATATAAAAGAGAATAAACTAAGCTTTTTTTTTCTAGAGACAAATTTTCACAATGGATTATTTGAAATGACTGGTTTTCCTTTTTTAATTTCTTTTTCAGAATCTTTTGACGACTTATCAATGTGGAGATTTTATGGCAAGAATGGTGATGGCGTTTCTATTGGTATAGACAGAGAATACTTAATTGAATTTTCTAAAGGAAAGGAATCACAGAATACAAATTTAATAAAGTGTATTTATAATGAAAAGGAACTTCTTAATGAACTAAAAATTTTTTGGCATAAAAATTATTCAAGCTTTAAAACGAATAAAAAATCTTTAGAAATGGATGACTTTAGTCTTATATTTTTAATTCAAAAAATTGCCTTTATAGCCAAACAAAATTCTTACCTTCCTGAAAAAGAGTGGAGACTTTGTAAAAGCGAAGTAAATAAAAAAAACATGAATTTTACTTTTAAGAATAATGTTTTTCTTCCGTATATTAAGCTTGAATTTGATAGAGAAGCTGTTAAAGAAATTGTTCTTGGTCCATGTCTAAATAATGAATTGACTAAAAAATCTATGGATATATTTTTAGAAAACAATAATTTCAATAATTTGAAAAATAATATTATTAAATCTAAAATTTCATATAGACAGATTTAA
- a CDS encoding tetratricopeptide repeat protein: MEEFFENELAKKFEDMIENNEQFYFDTEEVEDIVIFYLEMGDINFAEMAVNYGLNLHPNSIELKVKQLEVFLELEKYVQARQLIEELKPSCSESTDFLVCCAKYYSNNGNPRKSIEFCEKALELEEEESFLHNFIADEYYNLQDPFNALKNYKLALKHDPQDEYALESAMMCYGEMTRHAEAEEFLQNYINQFPFSETAWFEMGQFYFNRKNYEKAIQSFDYLLAINSDAAGVYANKAACYEAMEQWEKAIEVYEEQLELEYTKAFTFYKIGLCYKAAKKNMEALRAFQKSLREDPQFYLSMMEQSDLYLEMGSMKEALHFAKEAVALNENNLEFQKKLAFLYIDSGRFEESLSCLKKLVDVEPKRFYNWYAYSEVIMLIGEYEDAITVLEQATKIHQRAELYYQLSNSYLHLNDEENGQKALQKALELDESLSSDMQEKYPFIKEQMSKEKSKNK; encoded by the coding sequence TTGGAAGAATTTTTTGAAAATGAGCTTGCGAAGAAGTTCGAAGACATGATAGAAAATAACGAACAATTCTACTTTGACACAGAAGAAGTAGAAGACATTGTTATTTTTTATTTAGAAATGGGAGACATCAATTTTGCAGAAATGGCTGTGAATTATGGCTTAAATCTTCATCCTAACTCTATCGAACTGAAAGTTAAGCAATTAGAAGTCTTTTTAGAACTCGAAAAATACGTTCAAGCTCGTCAATTAATTGAAGAGTTGAAACCTTCATGTTCAGAAAGCACCGACTTTTTGGTTTGTTGTGCCAAATATTATTCTAACAACGGAAATCCCAGAAAATCAATAGAATTTTGCGAAAAAGCATTAGAACTAGAAGAGGAAGAAAGCTTCTTGCATAATTTCATTGCAGATGAATATTACAATCTTCAAGACCCTTTTAATGCATTGAAAAACTATAAATTAGCATTAAAACACGATCCTCAAGATGAATATGCACTAGAAAGTGCGATGATGTGTTATGGCGAAATGACTCGTCATGCTGAAGCAGAAGAATTTTTGCAAAATTATATCAATCAGTTTCCTTTTTCAGAAACTGCTTGGTTTGAAATGGGACAATTCTATTTCAACCGAAAAAACTACGAAAAAGCAATTCAGTCTTTCGATTATCTATTAGCGATTAATTCTGATGCAGCTGGAGTTTATGCCAATAAAGCAGCGTGTTATGAAGCGATGGAACAATGGGAAAAAGCGATTGAAGTTTACGAAGAACAGCTGGAATTAGAATATACCAAAGCTTTTACTTTTTACAAAATTGGATTGTGCTACAAAGCAGCCAAAAAAAATATGGAAGCGCTTCGAGCTTTTCAGAAATCTTTAAGAGAAGACCCTCAGTTTTATCTTTCGATGATGGAACAGAGCGACCTTTATTTAGAAATGGGAAGCATGAAAGAAGCCCTACATTTTGCTAAAGAAGCAGTAGCATTGAACGAAAACAACCTAGAATTTCAGAAGAAATTGGCTTTTCTTTACATAGATTCTGGTAGATTCGAAGAATCTCTTTCTTGTCTTAAAAAATTAGTAGATGTAGAACCAAAAAGATTTTACAATTGGTATGCATACAGCGAAGTAATCATGCTTATCGGAGAATATGAAGATGCGATTACCGTTTTAGAACAAGCTACTAAAATTCACCAAAGAGCAGAATTGTATTATCAGCTCAGCAATTCTTATCTTCACTTAAATGATGAAGAAAACGGACAAAAAGCTTTGCAAAAAGCCTTAGAATTAGACGAAAGTCTTTCTAGCGATATGCAAGAAAAATATCCTTTTATTAAGGAGCAAATGTCTAAAGAAAAGAGTAAAAATAAATAG
- the glmM gene encoding phosphoglucosamine mutase yields MSLIKSISGIRGTIGGKVDDNLTPVDVVKFTAAFGTWLQKNKNKKDLTLVIGRDARISGAMVNSLVTATLQGLGIHVVDLGLSTTPTVEVMVPELNADGGIILTASHNPKQWNALKLLNEKGEFISGKDGAEMLEIAEKEDFNFAEVDDLGKYETRTDAFDIHIQKILDLPMVDVEAVKAKKFKVVLDAVNSTGGISLPPLLEKLGCEVVKLYCEPNGQFPHNPEPLKEHLTDICDLIKKEGADVGIVVDPDVDRLALIDENGEMFGEEYTLVAVADYLLRHKKGVAVSNLSSSRALRDVARNLDSEYFASAVGEVNVVTLMKEKNAVIGGEGNGGIIYPDLHYGRDSLVGVALFLTHLAKENKTVSELRATYPAYYMGKKKIELTPEIDVDALLVKMQEEYKNEEISTIDGVKIDFPENWVHLRKSNTEPIIRIYTEAFSLQEADELADKMIAKIKSLI; encoded by the coding sequence ATGTCTTTAATCAAAAGTATTTCAGGAATCCGTGGAACCATCGGTGGTAAAGTAGATGATAATCTTACACCTGTAGATGTAGTAAAATTTACTGCAGCTTTCGGAACTTGGCTTCAAAAAAATAAAAATAAAAAAGATTTAACCTTAGTGATTGGTCGTGATGCCAGAATTTCTGGCGCAATGGTTAATTCATTGGTTACCGCTACTTTACAAGGTTTAGGAATTCATGTAGTAGATTTAGGACTTTCTACTACGCCAACTGTGGAAGTGATGGTTCCAGAACTCAATGCTGATGGCGGAATTATCTTAACCGCTTCTCACAATCCAAAACAATGGAACGCATTGAAATTGCTCAATGAAAAAGGAGAATTTATCAGTGGAAAAGATGGTGCAGAAATGCTAGAAATCGCCGAAAAAGAAGATTTCAACTTTGCCGAAGTTGACGATTTAGGAAAATACGAAACTAGAACTGACGCTTTTGACATTCATATTCAGAAAATTCTAGATTTACCAATGGTAGATGTAGAAGCCGTAAAAGCTAAAAAATTCAAAGTGGTTCTTGATGCGGTAAATTCTACCGGTGGAATTTCGCTTCCTCCACTTTTAGAAAAATTAGGTTGCGAAGTCGTGAAATTGTATTGCGAACCAAATGGACAATTTCCGCACAACCCAGAACCTTTGAAAGAACATTTAACAGATATTTGCGATTTAATTAAAAAAGAAGGTGCAGATGTAGGAATTGTAGTAGACCCAGATGTAGACAGATTGGCACTTATTGACGAAAATGGCGAAATGTTTGGCGAAGAATACACTTTGGTAGCTGTGGCAGACTATTTGCTGAGACATAAGAAAGGAGTTGCCGTTTCTAATCTTTCTTCGAGCCGAGCTTTAAGAGATGTAGCTAGAAATCTAGATTCAGAATATTTTGCAAGCGCGGTAGGAGAAGTAAATGTGGTGACTTTAATGAAGGAGAAAAATGCAGTCATTGGTGGAGAAGGAAACGGAGGAATTATTTATCCAGATTTGCATTACGGAAGAGATTCTTTAGTTGGCGTTGCATTATTTTTAACACATTTGGCTAAAGAAAACAAAACCGTTTCTGAGTTAAGAGCTACATATCCAGCGTATTACATGGGTAAAAAGAAGATAGAACTTACTCCAGAAATAGATGTAGATGCATTATTGGTAAAAATGCAGGAAGAATATAAAAATGAAGAAATTTCTACGATAGATGGTGTGAAAATTGATTTTCCAGAAAATTGGGTTCACCTAAGAAAATCAAACACAGAACCTATTATTAGAATTTATACAGAAGCCTTTTCTCTGCAAGAAGCAGATGAATTGGCAGACAAAATGATAGCAAAAATTAAAAGTTTAATATAG